The DNA region TACCCTAGGGTTCGTGGTGGGAGCTTTAGGTTCCATGATCGCCGGCTATCTAGGTATGTACGTGACGACTAGGTCGGCTTCTCGTGTTGCGCAGGCGGCAGCGGCAGGCGGCATGGGCAAGGCCCTATTAGTGTCCTGGCGCGCCGGCGCAGTCATGGGGCTCTCTCTGGCCAGCGTTGCGCTCCTTTTAATTTCAGGTTTCTACCTAGTCTTCAGCGCCGCTCTGGGCGAGGGGTGGGAGGTGCCCCTCGTGGCGCTGGGATTCGGCGCCTCTCTTGTCACGCTGTTTATGAGGGTTGGTGGAGGTATCTACACAAAAGCGGCTGATCTTGGTGCCGACCTCGTCGGGAAAGTTGAGGCTGGCATACCTGAAGACGATCCCCGCAACCCCGGCGTAATTGCCGACAACGTGGGCGACAACGTAGGCGATGTTGCTGGCATGGCCGCAGACGTGTATGAGTCCTACATAGTCACTGTGACTGCCGCTTTGTTCCTAGCGGCGATACTTAAACTACCTGCGCAATATATTGAGGCCGTCATCCTTTTCGCAACTCTCGCACTGGTCGCCACGTTCGTCGGCGTTAACTTGCTAAAGACGTCGGGGGTTAAGCACCCGCTTTCATCGATAAACATGGCGGTTTATGCAACCATAGGGCTCTCGGTTATCCTCTTCTTTATCGGCGCCTTTTTACTCAACCTCGGCACAGCCACGGCGCTGGCGCTCGCGGCGACCGCATCCCTCGGCGCGGTGTTAGCTCCATTTATTGTTAAAATCACTGACTACTTTACATCGTACAGCTACGGGCCGGTGAAGAGGATTGCCGAGCAAGCTAAGATAAGTCCCGCGACTGTAATCATCACTGGATACGGCGTCGGGCTCATGAGCGCGATACCAGTAATTGCGGTGATAGCCGCCGTGCTCGGAGTATCCTACATGATTGGCTACTACACAGTCCCGGTGCAGGGCTTCGGAGAGCTCTCTAAGTATCTGGCTGGCATATTCGGCACGGCCATGGCCAGCGTAGGGTTGCTGGTAGTCGCCGGCATAATAATCACGGCGGACTCGTACGGCCCCGTCTCAGACAACGCCGGCGGGGTGGTGGAGATGGCTGGCTTGCCGGATGAGGTGAGGGAAATCACAGACGTGCTTGACTCGGTGGGCAACACGACCAAGGCCACTACGAAGGGGTACGCCATCGCCAGCGCCGCGCTGGCCGCCCTGGTCCTCTTCGTGGCGTTGATATTTGAAATAGTAGGCTCAGCATCGCAAATTACGAAGCAAAACCTGGTCCAAGTCATGTCGCAGAGCTTGACGGGGCTTTCTGTAATTAACGCCAACGTGCTGATAGGCGCCCTCATCGGCGTGGCGCTGGTCTACTTCTTCACGAGCAGGACGCTTGAGGCTGTGGGGAGGACCGCCATGGAGATAGTAGAGGAGATTAGGAGGCAGTTTAGAGAGAAGCCCGGCATTCTTGAGTGGAAGGAGCAGCCGGACTACGCCAGGGTGGTGGACATAGCGACGAGGAGGGCCTTAGGCGAGTTTTTGATACCGGGCCTGGCCGCTATAATTGTGCCGTTGCTAACCGGCTTGTTGCTGGGGTGGAACGCCCTGGCGGGTCTCATCATGGGCGCCATTGTGGCTGGCGTGCCCAGGGCTTTGCTGATGGCCAACGCAGGCGGCGCCTGGGACAACGCCAAGAAGTATATCGAAATCCAGGGCCTTAAGAAGACGGATATGCACAAGGCGGCTGTGATAGGCGACACAGTCGGCGATCCTTTCAAAGACACGTCCGGCCCCTCACTGAACCCGTTGATAAAGGTGTTGAACACGCTGTCTGTAGTATTCGCCTACGGCATAGTGCTTACCAACATCGCTCTCGGGATATTCCCACTCGGCTTGCTACCACTCTAACCCCTCTGGTTTTTCACATATTGTTTTTAACTGGACATAGAGATTTT from Pyrobaculum sp. 3827-6 includes:
- a CDS encoding sodium-translocating pyrophosphatase codes for the protein MAGYALFGVVVGILGVLYAVYLARWVLRQDPGNEKMRFISQAIATGAKAYLFRQYKTLSILLVVLAALIFIAIDMPRGTLGLTTLGFVVGALGSMIAGYLGMYVTTRSASRVAQAAAAGGMGKALLVSWRAGAVMGLSLASVALLLISGFYLVFSAALGEGWEVPLVALGFGASLVTLFMRVGGGIYTKAADLGADLVGKVEAGIPEDDPRNPGVIADNVGDNVGDVAGMAADVYESYIVTVTAALFLAAILKLPAQYIEAVILFATLALVATFVGVNLLKTSGVKHPLSSINMAVYATIGLSVILFFIGAFLLNLGTATALALAATASLGAVLAPFIVKITDYFTSYSYGPVKRIAEQAKISPATVIITGYGVGLMSAIPVIAVIAAVLGVSYMIGYYTVPVQGFGELSKYLAGIFGTAMASVGLLVVAGIIITADSYGPVSDNAGGVVEMAGLPDEVREITDVLDSVGNTTKATTKGYAIASAALAALVLFVALIFEIVGSASQITKQNLVQVMSQSLTGLSVINANVLIGALIGVALVYFFTSRTLEAVGRTAMEIVEEIRRQFREKPGILEWKEQPDYARVVDIATRRALGEFLIPGLAAIIVPLLTGLLLGWNALAGLIMGAIVAGVPRALLMANAGGAWDNAKKYIEIQGLKKTDMHKAAVIGDTVGDPFKDTSGPSLNPLIKVLNTLSVVFAYGIVLTNIALGIFPLGLLPL